A portion of the Sebastes fasciatus isolate fSebFas1 chromosome 2, fSebFas1.pri, whole genome shotgun sequence genome contains these proteins:
- the kifbp gene encoding KIF-binding protein has translation MATARSDEWRAVCDKFTNAQNLTVVESRNDPENDPFRSKYKARELLREIYCSLKSFEAGEGEEESGSSSSGESGEQRPVAEPPEDGQREDGLFGQGDFSGDSPAGLRAAKLGAVEYYLGVNHIDTEELSAGQEHLMNCMKLLERCGVSTENVSLLNHVRNQLGILWAERDEMETAQGFLETAESTYQRYMKEDGSPPTDMTEYFTTEEKLLTHQERTKRFELAYTHTMYYLAQVYKNLGENERAATYCHSTLQRQLQLNQFSPMEWALNAATLSQYYITEGRYMEGRHCLAAATVISGLAGEVPSEAAAQESETESERREQLRQKRADIARCWIKYCLNLLQDSKKLLEDSIGELDTDRQEELKGARRREEEEEEKGRKSALLFGSEDTFDSIASLEEKVRCLLPLDFTEARAVFLVGQNYVTQAKEYFVMDGYVTDHIEILQDHSALFRALAFFEEDLERRCKMHKRRVDMLEPICNDLNAQYYLMIRRQMMFELAEIYNEMMDLKLKLTLANRQADTQSLDNHTVKKFNHLCSASAKYFQMFIDSLCSPEGKPPEHLEEEVLRPALVARFRVARLYSRLISSTPSVQLENLDKSLEHYKYVVQYCEAHPEAAATVGTELELSAEMVCLLPLKINRLKAKMVVNN, from the exons atggcgacCGCGAGGAGCGATGAGTGGAGAGCTGTTTGCGACAAATTCACCAACGCCCAAAACCTCACTGTCGTAGAGTCACGAAATGACCCTGAGAACGACCCGTTCCGCTCCAAATACAAGGCCAGGGAGCTCCTCAGAGAGATATACTGCTCGCTCAAGAGCTTCGAGGCCGgcgaaggagaggaggagagcggcagcagcagcagcggcgagAGCGGCGAGCAGCGGCCGGTGGCAGAGCCGCCGGAGGACGGGCAGAGGGAGGACGGGTTGTTCGGTCAGGGAGACTTCAGTGGAGACTCACCGGCCGGGCTGAGGGCCGCTAAACTCGGGGCTGTGGAGTACTATCTGGGCGTCAACCACATTGACACAGAGGAGCTGTCAGCCGGGCAGGAGCATCTGATGAACTGTATGAAGCTGCTGGAGAGATGCGGAGTGTCGACAGAGAATGTGTCTCTGTTAAACCACGTCAGG AACCAGCTGGGTATCCTGTGGGCAGAACGGGATGAGATGGAGACGGCTCAGGGATTCCTAGAAACGGCAGAATCCACGTACCAACGTTATATGAAGGAG gaTGGGAGTCCACCCACTGATATGACAGAGTACTTCACTACTGAGGAGAAACTGCTGACACATCAGGAAAGGACTAAGAG GTTTGAGTTGGCCTACACCCACACCATGTACTACCTTGCTCAAGTCTATAAAAACCTGG gTGAAAATGAGCGTGCTGCTACCTACTGCCACAGCACCCTGCAGAGACAGCTGCAGTTAAATCAGTTCAGTCCGATGGAGTGGGCTCTGAACGCTGCTACACTATCCCAGTATTACATCACTGAG GGCCGATACATGGAAGGCAGACATTGCCTCGCAGCAGCTACTGTCATATCAGGTTTGGCAGGAGAGGTTCCTTCTGAGGCCGCTGCACAGGAGA gtgagacagagagtgagcgCAGAGAGCAGCTCAGGCAGAAGAGAGCAGACATTGCGAGATGTTGGATCAAATACTGTCTCAACCTCCTGCAGGACTCCAAGAAGCTGCTGGAG GACAGCATTGGGGAGCTGGATACTGATCGTCAAGAAGAGTTGAAGGGAGCGAGGAGAcgtgaggaggaagaagaagagaagggcAGAAAGAGCGCTCTGCTGTTTGGCTCTGAAGACACCTTTGACTCCATTGCTAGCCTGGAAGAGAAG GTGCGCTGTTTGTTACCATTGGACTTCACTGAGGCCAGAGCTGTTTTTCTGGTGGGACAGAATTATGTCACACAG GCCAAGGAGTACTTTGTGATGGACGGTTATGTGACGGACCACATAGAGATCTTGCAGGACCACAGTGCTCTGTTCAGGGCACTGGCTTTCTTTGAAGAGGATCTGGAGCGGCGCTGCAAAATGCACAAACGCAGAGTGGACATGCTAGAGCCAATCTGCAATG ACTTGAACGCCCAGTATTACCTAATGATACGCAGACAGATGATGTTTGAGTTGGCTGAGATCTACAATGAAATGATGGACCTGAAACTGAAACTGACGCTGGCCAACAGACAAGCTGATACACAGTCTCTAGATAACCACACCGTTAAGAAATTCAACCATCTCTGCTCTGCCTCTGccaa ATACTTCCAGATGTTCATAGACTCTCTGTGTTCTCCCGAGGGGAAGCCTCCGGAgcacctggaggaggaggtgctcaGACCGGCGCTGGTGGCCCGCTTCAGAGTGGCCCGACTCTACAGCCGGCTGATCAGCTCTACACCCTCTGTTCAGCTGGAAAACCTCGACAAGTCTCTGGAACACTACAA ATACGTGGTGCAGTACTGTGAGGCCCACCCTGAGGCAGCCGCCACTGTGGGGacggagctggagctgagtgCGGAGATGGTCTGCCTGCTCCCTCTCAAAATCAACCGCCTCAAAGCTAAGATGGTTGTAAACAACTGA
- the mpc1 gene encoding mitochondrial pyruvate carrier 1: protein MAGTLARKAVDHLRSKDFRDYLMRFHFWGPIANWGLPIAAIADMKKSPEIISGRMTFALSCYSLLFMRFAYKVQPRNWLLFACHVTNETAQLIQGSRLIKYNMEKKRKS, encoded by the exons ATGGCAGGGACACTGGCACGGAAAGCTGTCGACCACCTGAGGAGCAAAGACTTCAGGGACTATCTGATGAGGTTT CATTTCTGGGGTCCCATAGCCAACTGGGGTCTTCCTATAGCCGCCATCGCAGATATGAAGAAGAGCCCTGAGATTATCAGCGGCAGGATGACCTTCg cTCTGTCCTGCTATTCACTGCTCTTCATGAGGTTCGCCTACAAGGTGCAGCCACGCAACTGGCTACTGTTTGCTTGCCATGTGACCAATGAGACAGCACAGCTAATCCAGGGAAGTCGTCTCATCAAATACAA catggagaagaagaggaaatcTTAG
- the LOC141754232 gene encoding globoside alpha-1,3-N-acetylgalactosaminyltransferase 1-like produces the protein MLRYIGRIKTVVTVACLLLVFLGASYIFSDHLTSSFRSVHSRICLGSEFQWEGTAEEKTLSPQVRCLSGGDKSVCPKSSWKIGDLTMQTGVKCAQPSTQHGRTDVNSVTNWNAPLVWEGTFDPVVIDAIYKKMDPRVAVVVFAVGKYTRFLQGFLTSAEKYFLVDFRVTYYIFTDNEKDVPKIKLGKGRKISVVTVPSVTRWQDVVLGRMKWATITIDKQIRNETDYLYMMDIDSVFYNRFGAESFSRLSAVLHRGYYKQGRNEFPYERRIESKAFIPADEGDYYYTAAVWGGYLEDMYKLVKYCYMQSEEDAKNKIEAVWQEESHLNKYLLYNKPTKVLSPEYLWSDYDTKPADIKVIRISQLVKNYEEVRPNGGH, from the exons GGCTTCCTATATCTTCTCAGATCATCTTACATCATCCTTCAG GTCGGTGCACTCTCGGATATgcttggggagtgagttccagtgGGAAGGGACAGCTGAGGAGAAGACTCTGTCGCCCCAGGTCCGGTGCTTGAGTGGTGGTGACAAAAG CGTTTGCCCAAAAAGCAGCTGGAAGATCGGAGACCTAACAATGCAAACTGG GGTGAAATGTGCTCAGCCAAGTACACAGCATGG ACGCACTGATGTGAACTCAGTGACAAACTGGAATGCTCCTCTGGTTTGGGAGGGAACCTTCGATCCGGTGGTTATCGATGCCATCTATAAAAAAATGGACCCAAGAGTTGCTGTGGTGGTGTTTGCAGTTGGCAA ATACACACGTTTCCTGCAGGGCTTCCTGACGTCGGCTGAAAAGTACTTTCTTGTTGACTTCAGGGTCACTTACTACATCTTCACAGACAACGAAAAAGATGTCCCCAAA ATTAAACTGGGTAAGGGCCGGAAAATCTCAGTTGTCACCGTCCCCAGTGTCACCCGCTGGCAGGACGTAGTACTTGGCAGGATGAAATGGGCCACCATCACCATTGACAAACAG ATACGTAATGAAACAGACTATCTTTATATGATGGACATCGATAGTGTCTTCTACAACCGTTTTGGAGCCGAGTCTTTCAGTCGGCTGTCTGCTGTGCTTCACCGTGGCTACTACAAG CAAGGAAGGAATGAGTTTCCGTATGAGCGTCGTATCGAGTCCAAGGCCTTCATTCCTGCTGATGAAGGAGACTACTATTACACTGCTGCTGTCTGGGGTGGATACCTGGAGGACATGTACAAGCTAGTCAA ATACTGTTACATGCAGTCGGAGGAGGACGCCAAGAATAAGATTGAAGCTGTGTGGCAGGAAGAGAGTCACCTCAACAA GTACCTGCTGTACAACAAACCAACCAAGGTGCTGTCTCCAGAGTACCTGTGGTCAGACTATGATACGAAACCAGCAGACATTAAAGTCATCAGGATCTCCCAGTTGGTCAAGAACTATGAAGAAGTGCGGCCCAATGGTGGACACTGA